A DNA window from Clostridium botulinum BKT015925 contains the following coding sequences:
- the botR gene encoding botulinum neurotoxin transcription-activating sigma factor BotR — MNDLFYAIENLKHDNQHFDFIEMSLKKYIEKTSKKYNLYYDYYNDILYHLWKELIEINLKNFNSELDLRKYISTSIKRYCINICKKKNRDKKIIYNLEATYKKLEAVNVYSLYCEDFEFLDLISILNYKERQIIYMKFFECRKDNEIARRLHLSRQSIYKIRIKSLKKLYPIVMQLVNI, encoded by the coding sequence CTTTATTGAAATGTCTCTAAAAAAATATATTGAAAAAACTTCTAAAAAGTATAATTTATATTATGATTATTATAATGATATACTCTATCATTTATGGAAAGAACTTATTGAAATTAACTTAAAGAATTTTAATTCTGAATTAGATTTAAGAAAATATATTAGTACAAGTATAAAAAGATATTGTATAAATATTTGTAAGAAAAAAAATAGAGATAAGAAAATTATATATAATTTGGAAGCAACATATAAAAAATTGGAAGCTGTAAATGTTTATTCTTTATATTGTGAGGATTTTGAGTTTTTAGATTTAATATCCATATTAAATTACAAGGAAAGGCAAATTATATATATGAAATTTTTTGAATGTAGAAAAGATAATGAAATAGCTAGAAGACTTCATTTAAGTCGTCAATCTATATATAAGATTAGAATTAAGTCTTTAAAAAAGTTGTATCCTATAGTAATGCAATTAGTTAATATTTGA
- a CDS encoding botulinum neurotoxin hemagglutinin HA70 subunit has protein sequence MSLSIKELYYTKDKSINNVNLADGNYVVNRGDGWILSRQNQNLGGNISNNGCTAIVGDLRIRETATPYYYPTASFNEEYIRNNVQNVFANFTEASEIPIGFEFSKTAPSNKSLYMYLQYTYIRYEIIKVLQNTVIERAVLYVPSLGYVKSIEFNSGEQIDKNFYFTSEDKCILNEKFIYKKIAETTTAKESNDSNNTTNLNTSQTILPYPNGLYVINKGDGYMRTNDKDLIGTLLIETNTSGSIIQPRLRNTTRPLFNTSNPTLFSQEYTEARLNDAFNIQLFNTSTALFKFVEEAPDNKNISMKAYNTYEKYELINYQDGNIADKAEYYLPSLGKCEVSDAPSPQAPVVETPVDQDGFIQTGPNENIIVGVINPSENIEEISTPIPDDYTYNIPTSIQNNACYVLFTVNTTGVYKINAQNNLPPLIIYESIGSDNMNIQSNTLSNNNIKAINYITGTDSANAESYLIVSLIKNKNYYIRIPQISSSTTNQLIFKRELGNISDLANSTVNILDNLNTSGTHYYTRQSPDVGNYISYQLTIPGDFNNIASSIFSFRTRNNQGIGTLYRLTESINGYNLITIKNYSDLLNNVEPISLLNGATYIFRVKVTELNNYNIIFDAYRNS, from the coding sequence ATGAGTTTATCTATAAAAGAACTTTATTATACCAAAGATAAATCTATAAATAATGTTAATTTAGCTGATGGTAACTATGTAGTTAATAGAGGCGATGGCTGGATACTATCTAGACAAAACCAAAACCTTGGTGGAAATATAAGTAATAATGGTTGTACAGCAATAGTTGGGGATTTACGTATAAGAGAAACTGCCACACCATATTATTATCCTACAGCATCTTTTAATGAAGAATATATTAGAAATAATGTACAAAATGTATTTGCTAATTTTACTGAAGCTTCTGAAATTCCAATAGGATTTGAATTTAGTAAAACTGCTCCCTCAAATAAAAGTTTATATATGTATTTACAATATACTTATATAAGATATGAAATAATAAAAGTTTTACAAAATACTGTTATTGAAAGAGCTGTTCTATATGTACCCTCTCTTGGATATGTAAAATCAATAGAATTTAATTCTGGAGAACAAATAGATAAAAACTTTTATTTTACAAGTGAAGATAAGTGTATATTAAACGAAAAATTCATCTATAAAAAAATTGCTGAGACTACTACAGCTAAAGAATCAAACGATTCAAATAATACTACAAATTTAAATACATCACAAACAATACTTCCTTATCCTAATGGATTATATGTTATTAATAAAGGCGATGGATATATGAGAACAAATGATAAAGACTTGATAGGAACATTATTAATTGAGACAAATACATCTGGTAGCATTATACAGCCACGTCTGAGAAACACCACCAGACCATTATTTAATACTAGTAATCCTACACTTTTCTCTCAAGAATATACGGAAGCAAGACTTAACGATGCTTTTAATATACAATTATTTAATACCTCAACCGCATTATTTAAATTTGTAGAAGAAGCTCCTGATAATAAAAATATATCTATGAAAGCTTATAATACTTATGAAAAGTATGAACTAATAAACTATCAAGATGGCAATATTGCTGATAAAGCCGAATATTACCTTCCTTCTTTAGGAAAGTGTGAAGTAAGTGATGCTCCTTCACCACAAGCACCAGTAGTTGAAACTCCAGTAGATCAAGATGGATTTATACAAACTGGACCTAATGAAAATATTATAGTAGGTGTTATAAACCCTTCTGAAAATATAGAAGAAATAAGCACTCCTATTCCAGATGACTACACATATAACATTCCAACTTCCATACAAAATAATGCATGTTATGTACTATTTACGGTAAACACAACAGGTGTATATAAAATCAATGCTCAAAACAATTTACCACCACTAATAATATACGAATCTATAGGATCGGATAATATGAACATACAATCCAATACTTTATCTAATAATAATATTAAAGCAATAAATTATATTACTGGAACAGATAGTGCTAATGCAGAAAGTTACTTAATTGTTTCTTTAATTAAAAATAAAAATTATTATATTAGAATACCACAAATATCTTCTAGTACTACAAATCAACTAATTTTTAAGAGGGAATTGGGTAATATATCAGATTTAGCAAATTCTACAGTTAATATATTAGATAATCTTAATACTTCAGGCACACACTACTATACTCGTCAAAGTCCTGATGTTGGTAACTATATTTCTTATCAACTTACAATTCCTGGAGATTTTAATAATATAGCTTCATCTATTTTTTCATTTAGAACTAGAAATAATCAAGGTATAGGAACTTTGTATAGATTGACTGAAAGCATTAATGGTTATAACCTCATTACAATAAAGAATTATTCAGACTTATTAAATAATGTTGAACCAATATCATTATTGAATGGTGCAACTTATATATTTAGAGTTAAGGTTACAGAATTAAATAATTATAATATAATTTTTGATGCATATCGTAATAGTTAA
- a CDS encoding hemagglutinin, whose translation MSSERTFLPNGNYKIKSLFSNSLYLTYSSGALSFSNTSSLDNQKWKLEYISSSNGFRFSNVAESNKYLAYNDYGFIYLSSSSNNSLWNPIKIAINSYIICTLSIVNVTDYAWTIYDNNNNITNQPILNLPNFDINNSSQILKLEKL comes from the coding sequence ATGTCAAGTGAAAGAACCTTTTTACCTAATGGTAATTATAAAATAAAATCTTTATTTTCCAATTCCTTGTATCTAACTTATTCATCAGGAGCATTATCATTTTCAAATACATCTTCTTTGGATAATCAAAAGTGGAAGTTAGAATATATATCCTCAAGTAATGGTTTTAGGTTTTCTAATGTAGCAGAGTCTAATAAATATTTAGCTTATAATGATTATGGTTTCATTTATTTAAGTTCATCATCTAATAATAGTTTATGGAATCCTATTAAAATTGCTATAAATTCTTATATAATATGTACTCTTAGTATAGTAAATGTAACAGATTACGCATGGACTATTTATGATAACAATAATAATATTACAAATCAACCTATTTTAAACTTACCTAATTTCGATATAAATAATTCTAGTCAAATTTTAAAATTAGAAAAACTTTAA
- a CDS encoding RICIN domain-containing protein: MSQTNANDLRNNEVFFISPSNSTNKVLDKISQSEVKLWSKNLGSNQKWRLIYDTNKQAYKIKVMDNTSLILTWDAPLSSVSVKTDTNTNNQYWYLLQDYISRNVILRNYMNPNLVLQYNTDDTLIVSTQTSSNNQFFKFSNCIYEALNNRNCKLQTQLNSDRFLSKNLNSQIIVLWQWFDSSRQKWLIEYNETKSAYTLKCQENNRYLTWIQNSNNYVETYQSTDSLIQYWNINYLDNDASKYILYNLQDTNRVLDVYNSQIANGTNVIVDSYHGNTNQQWIINLI, translated from the coding sequence ATGTCTCAAACAAATGCAAATGATTTAAGAAATAATGAAGTGTTTTTTATTAGTCCTTCAAATAGCACAAATAAAGTTTTAGACAAGATTTCACAAAGCGAAGTTAAACTATGGAGTAAAAACTTAGGATCAAATCAAAAATGGAGATTAATTTATGACACTAATAAACAAGCTTATAAAATAAAAGTTATGGATAATACATCTCTTATCTTAACATGGGACGCACCATTATCTTCTGTATCAGTAAAAACCGATACAAATACAAATAACCAATATTGGTATTTGCTTCAGGACTATATTTCTAGGAATGTAATTCTAAGAAACTATATGAATCCAAATTTAGTTTTACAATATAATACAGACGATACTTTAATAGTTTCTACACAAACAAGCTCTAACAATCAGTTTTTTAAATTTTCTAATTGTATATATGAAGCATTGAATAATCGTAATTGTAAATTACAAACGCAATTAAATTCTGATAGATTTTTATCTAAAAATTTGAATAGTCAAATAATTGTTTTATGGCAATGGTTTGATTCATCTCGTCAAAAATGGCTTATTGAGTATAATGAAACTAAATCGGCATATACACTTAAATGTCAAGAGAATAATAGATATTTAACATGGATTCAAAATTCAAACAACTATGTAGAAACTTATCAGTCTACTGATTCATTAATACAATATTGGAATATAAATTACCTAGACAACGATGCAAGTAAATATATACTTTATAATTTACAAGATACAAACAGAGTATTAGATGTATATAATAGTCAAATAGCAAATGGAACTAATGTTATAGTAGATTCTTACCATGGAAATACCAATCAACAATGGATTATAAATTTAATATAA
- the ntnH gene encoding non-toxic nonhemagglutinin NTNH, translated as MDINDDLNINSPVDNKNVVIVRARKTNTFFKAFKVAPNIWIAPERYYGEPLDIAEEYKLDGGIYDSNFLSQDSERENFLQAIITLLKRINNTISGKQLLSLISTAIPFPYGYVGGGYSSPNIFTFGKTPKSNKKLNSLVTSTIPFPFGGYRETNYIESPNNKDFYASNIVIFGPGSNIVENNVICYKKNDAENGMGTMAEILFQPLLTYKYNKFYIDPAMELTKCLIKSLYFLYGIKPSDGLVVPYRLRTELDNKQFSQLNIIDLLISGGVDLEFINTNPYWFTNSYFSNSIKMFEKYKNIYETEIEGNNAIGNDIKLRLRQKFQNSVQDIWNLNLNYFSKEFNSIIPDRFSNALKHFYRKQYYTMDYTDNYNINGFVNGQINTKLPLSDKNTNIISKPEKVVNLVNENNISLMKSNIYGDGLKGTTEDFYSTYKIPYNEEYEYRFNDSDNFPLNNISIEEVDSIPEIIDINPYKDNSDNLVFTQITSMTEEVTTHTALPINYLQAQITTNENFTLSSDFSKVVSSKDKSLVYSFLDNLMSYLETIKNDGPIDTDKKYYLWLKEVFKNYSFDINLTQEIDSSCGINEVVIWFGKALNILNTSNSFVEEYQNSGPISLISKKDNLSEPNIEIDDIPDSLLGLSFKDLNNKLYEIYSKNIVYFKKIYFNFLDQWWTEYYSQYFELICMAKQSILAQESLVKQIIQNKFTDLSKASIPPDTLKLIKETTEKTFIDLSKESQISMNRVDNFLNKASICVFVEDIYPKFISYMEKYINNINIKTREFIQRCTNINDNEKSILINSYTFKTIDFKFLDIQGIKNFFNSQVEQVMKEMLSPYQLLLFATRGPNSNIIEDISGKNTLIQYTESVELVYGVNGESLYLKSPNETVEFSNNFFTNGLTNNFTICFWLRFTGKDDDKTRLIGNKVNNCGWEIYFEDNGLVFEIIDSNGNQESVYLSNVINNNWYYISISVDRSKDQLLIFINDKNVANVSIEQILNIYSTNVISLVNKNNSIYVEELSVLDKTVTSEEVIRNYFSYLDNSYIRDSSKSLLEYNKNYQLYNYVFPKTSLYEVNDNNKSYLSLKNTDGINIPSVKFKLINIDESKGYVQKWDECIICVSDGTEKYLDISSENNRIQLVSSKDNAKKITVNTDLFRPDCITFSYNDKYFSLSLRDGDYNWMICNDNNKVPKGAHLWILES; from the coding sequence ATGGATATAAACGACGACTTAAATATAAATTCTCCAGTGGATAATAAAAATGTTGTAATAGTTAGGGCTAGAAAAACTAATACTTTTTTCAAAGCTTTTAAAGTTGCTCCTAATATTTGGATAGCTCCAGAAAGATATTATGGAGAACCTTTAGATATTGCTGAAGAATATAAACTTGATGGAGGAATATATGATTCTAATTTTCTTTCGCAAGATAGTGAAAGGGAAAATTTTTTACAAGCTATTATAACTTTATTGAAGAGAATAAATAATACTATTTCTGGTAAACAATTGTTATCTTTAATTTCTACAGCAATTCCATTTCCTTATGGATATGTAGGAGGAGGATATTCTTCACCAAATATATTTACTTTTGGAAAAACACCAAAATCTAATAAAAAACTAAATTCGTTAGTTACAAGTACTATTCCATTTCCTTTTGGGGGATATAGGGAGACAAATTATATTGAATCTCCAAATAATAAAGATTTTTATGCATCTAATATAGTTATTTTTGGTCCAGGATCGAATATAGTAGAAAATAATGTTATATGCTATAAAAAGAATGATGCTGAGAATGGTATGGGAACAATGGCTGAAATATTATTTCAACCACTATTAACTTATAAATATAATAAATTTTATATAGATCCTGCAATGGAGCTAACTAAATGCTTAATAAAATCTCTTTATTTTTTATATGGAATAAAACCTAGTGATGGTTTAGTAGTTCCATATAGATTAAGAACAGAACTAGATAATAAGCAATTTTCTCAACTAAATATAATTGATTTATTAATATCTGGAGGGGTTGACCTTGAGTTTATAAATACAAATCCATATTGGTTTACAAATAGTTATTTCTCAAATTCAATAAAAATGTTTGAAAAATATAAAAATATTTATGAAACTGAAATTGAAGGGAATAATGCTATTGGAAATGATATAAAATTACGTCTAAGACAAAAATTTCAAAATAGTGTTCAGGATATATGGAATTTAAACTTAAATTATTTTTCTAAGGAATTTAATAGCATAATACCAGACAGATTTAGTAACGCACTTAAACATTTTTATAGAAAACAGTATTATACAATGGATTATACTGATAATTATAATATAAATGGTTTTGTCAATGGTCAAATTAATACTAAGTTACCTTTGTCTGACAAAAATACAAATATAATAAGTAAACCTGAAAAAGTAGTAAATCTAGTAAATGAAAATAATATTTCATTAATGAAAAGTAATATTTATGGAGATGGATTAAAGGGTACTACAGAAGATTTTTATAGTACTTATAAGATTCCATATAATGAAGAATATGAATATCGTTTCAATGATTCGGATAATTTCCCTTTAAATAATATAAGTATAGAAGAAGTAGATAGTATTCCAGAAATTATAGATATTAACCCATATAAAGATAATAGTGATAACTTAGTATTTACACAGATAACGAGTATGACTGAAGAAGTTACTACACATACTGCTTTACCTATAAATTATCTTCAAGCTCAGATTACTACTAATGAAAACTTCACATTATCTTCAGACTTTTCAAAAGTTGTTTCCTCTAAAGATAAGTCATTAGTATATTCTTTCTTAGATAATTTAATGAGTTATTTAGAAACTATAAAAAATGATGGTCCTATTGATACAGATAAAAAGTATTATTTGTGGTTAAAAGAAGTCTTTAAAAACTATTCATTTGATATTAATCTTACTCAAGAAATTGATAGTAGTTGTGGCATTAATGAAGTTGTTATTTGGTTTGGCAAAGCTTTAAATATATTAAATACATCAAATTCTTTTGTAGAAGAATATCAAAATTCAGGTCCAATTTCTCTTATCAGTAAAAAAGATAATCTAAGCGAACCCAATATAGAAATTGATGACATACCAGATAGTTTATTAGGACTATCATTTAAAGATTTAAATAATAAATTATATGAAATATATTCTAAGAATATAGTTTATTTTAAGAAGATATACTTTAATTTCTTAGATCAATGGTGGACTGAATATTATAGTCAATATTTTGAATTAATTTGTATGGCAAAACAGTCAATATTAGCTCAAGAAAGCTTAGTAAAACAAATAATACAAAATAAATTTACTGATTTATCCAAAGCTAGTATTCCACCTGATACATTAAAATTAATTAAGGAAACTACAGAGAAGACATTTATAGATTTATCAAAAGAATCACAAATATCAATGAATCGTGTAGATAATTTTTTAAATAAGGCCTCTATATGTGTTTTTGTTGAGGATATATATCCTAAGTTTATTTCTTATATGGAAAAGTATATTAATAATATAAATATTAAGACAAGAGAATTTATACAAAGATGTACTAATATTAATGACAATGAAAAGTCGATTTTAATTAATAGTTATACTTTCAAAACTATTGATTTCAAGTTCTTAGATATACAAGGTATTAAAAACTTTTTTAATTCACAAGTTGAACAAGTAATGAAGGAAATGTTATCTCCTTATCAACTATTATTATTTGCAACAAGAGGACCAAATAGTAATATAATCGAGGATATTTCTGGAAAAAATACATTGATACAATATACAGAATCTGTAGAATTAGTTTATGGTGTAAATGGAGAATCATTATATCTAAAATCTCCTAATGAAACGGTTGAATTTTCTAATAATTTCTTCACAAATGGATTAACTAATAATTTTACAATTTGTTTCTGGTTAAGATTCACAGGAAAAGATGATGATAAAACTAGATTAATAGGAAATAAGGTTAATAATTGTGGTTGGGAAATTTATTTTGAAGATAATGGATTAGTTTTTGAAATAATAGATTCAAACGGCAATCAAGAAAGTGTATATTTATCTAATGTTATAAATAACAATTGGTACTATATATCAATATCAGTTGATCGTTCAAAAGATCAATTATTAATATTTATTAATGATAAAAATGTTGCAAATGTAAGTATCGAGCAAATACTAAATATTTATTCTACTAATGTAATATCTTTAGTTAATAAGAATAATTCAATCTATGTAGAAGAATTATCTGTTTTAGATAAGACTGTTACAAGCGAAGAAGTTATAAGAAATTACTTTAGTTATTTAGATAATTCATATATAAGAGATAGTTCTAAATCACTATTAGAATATAATAAAAACTATCAATTATACAATTATGTATTTCCCAAGACTTCTTTATATGAAGTTAATGATAATAATAAGTCGTATTTGTCACTAAAAAATACAGATGGTATTAATATTCCAAGTGTTAAATTTAAATTAATAAATATAGATGAAAGTAAAGGATATGTACAAAAGTGGGATGAGTGTATAATTTGTGTATCAGACGGTACAGAAAAATATTTAGATATATCTTCTGAAAATAATAGAATACAATTAGTAAGTTCCAAAGATAATGCAAAAAAGATTACAGTTAATACTGATTTATTTAGACCTGATTGTATAACATTTTCATATAATGATAAATATTTTTCTCTATCACTTAGAGATGGAGATTATAATTGGATGATATGTAATGACAATAACAAGGTGCCTAAAGGCGCACATTTGTGGATATTAGAAAGTTAG